One genomic window of Psychrobacillus sp. INOP01 includes the following:
- a CDS encoding amidase domain-containing protein — translation MATYNREAAVAYAQKWWNSYNPRFPIFDVDCTNYISQCLFAGGAPMRGQPNRERGWWLSNETWSLSWSTPHSLRWYLAGSTKGLQATQVNSPDQLFPGDLIFYDFQGDGRFDHSTIVTSVQNGVPYVNAHTNNSRNRYWSYEDSYAHTPRTKYIFFHVKDKF, via the coding sequence TTGGCGACTTACAATCGTGAAGCAGCAGTAGCCTATGCGCAAAAGTGGTGGAATAGCTATAACCCAAGGTTTCCGATATTCGATGTGGACTGCACAAATTACATTTCACAATGCTTGTTTGCAGGGGGTGCTCCTATGAGGGGGCAACCAAATAGGGAACGGGGGTGGTGGTTGAGCAATGAAACGTGGAGTTTGAGCTGGAGCACTCCTCATTCACTACGTTGGTACTTAGCAGGCTCGACAAAGGGTCTGCAGGCAACACAAGTTAATTCACCTGATCAGTTATTCCCTGGTGATCTTATTTTTTATGATTTTCAAGGCGATGGTAGATTCGATCACTCAACCATTGTAACAAGTGTTCAGAATGGCGTTCCTTATGTTAACGCACATACGAATAATAGCCGCAATCGTTATTGGAGTTACGAAGATTCTTATGCACATACACCAAGAACGAAGTATATATTTTTCCATGTAAAAGATAAATTTTAA
- a CDS encoding DegV family protein gives MTLKKIAWLVDSSAYMSNTLKDHPDVYVLPLNIHFGIEQFVDGIDLTPDQLYDRIRNGTESAKTSQPSAGEFAAVYEKLSKEYDSIIAIHVSKILSGTLSSSISGAQIAQVQVEFIDSLSLSAGITGLVEKGLQLQEKGQSYKEIAVELREMTSKFRNYILIGNLTQLYKGGRLSSAQFYLGSLLKIKPIIQITQQGELKELDKVRSHKKAIQYLINKAVESADKEGLKHVYIMHANAEQQANDLKDAILQQAPSLQFTIGEISTSLAVHAGEDTVALLWYL, from the coding sequence ATGACTTTGAAAAAAATTGCGTGGTTAGTCGATAGTAGTGCGTACATGAGTAATACATTAAAAGACCACCCAGATGTATACGTTCTCCCTCTTAATATTCATTTTGGTATAGAACAATTTGTAGATGGCATTGATCTAACACCCGACCAATTATACGATCGTATTCGTAATGGAACAGAATCAGCTAAAACTTCTCAACCTTCTGCGGGTGAATTTGCAGCGGTATATGAAAAGCTGAGTAAGGAATATGATTCAATTATAGCAATTCACGTTTCTAAAATTCTTAGTGGTACCCTTTCTTCGTCTATTAGTGGAGCTCAGATTGCACAAGTCCAAGTAGAGTTTATTGACTCCCTTTCATTATCAGCAGGTATTACAGGATTAGTCGAAAAAGGATTGCAATTACAAGAAAAGGGTCAATCATACAAGGAGATTGCAGTGGAGTTAAGGGAAATGACTTCGAAGTTTCGTAACTATATTTTAATAGGTAACTTAACTCAACTGTATAAAGGTGGAAGGTTGAGCAGTGCACAATTCTATTTAGGAAGTCTCCTCAAAATAAAACCAATTATTCAAATTACCCAACAAGGGGAGCTTAAGGAATTAGATAAAGTTCGATCTCATAAAAAGGCAATCCAGTATCTTATTAATAAGGCGGTTGAATCTGCAGACAAGGAAGGTCTAAAGCATGTGTATATAATGCATGCCAACGCAGAGCAACAGGCAAATGACTTAAAAGATGCCATTTTACAGCAAGCACCAAGTTTACAGTTTACAATCGGTGAAATAAGTACTTCCCTTGCAGTACATGCCGGAGAGGATACTGTTGCCTTACTTTGGTATTTGTAA
- a CDS encoding glycerol-3-phosphate acyltransferase — protein MLFYWLFSYIIGNFLSAWWIGKWKKIDLRKERSGNLGARNAGAVLGKSAFLLTFLGDALKGVVVIYIGFYFEYSLEIIATGGLAVILGHLFPFWLKGKGGKGIATFIGVSLVIEPALFGMLVICFIVLMALLRSATLSMTISFSAYAILSWIIPAFVSLWPLSIAILIILVRHRFDIAESWENRWWKKII, from the coding sequence ATGCTCTTCTATTGGTTGTTTAGTTATATAATCGGTAACTTTCTTTCTGCTTGGTGGATTGGTAAATGGAAAAAAATTGATTTAAGAAAAGAACGAAGTGGTAATTTAGGTGCAAGAAATGCTGGTGCAGTTCTTGGGAAATCTGCATTTCTTCTCACATTTCTGGGTGACGCCCTAAAAGGTGTCGTTGTTATTTATATCGGCTTTTATTTTGAATATTCTTTGGAAATAATTGCTACTGGAGGATTGGCGGTAATTTTGGGACATCTTTTTCCATTTTGGTTAAAGGGTAAAGGCGGTAAAGGGATTGCCACGTTCATAGGTGTATCGCTAGTTATAGAACCAGCATTGTTTGGTATGTTGGTCATTTGTTTTATCGTTTTGATGGCCTTGCTTAGAAGCGCAACACTTAGCATGACCATATCATTTAGTGCATATGCTATTTTGTCTTGGATAATACCTGCATTTGTTTCCCTGTGGCCGCTTTCTATTGCTATTCTCATCATTCTAGTTCGTCACCGATTCGATATCGCGGAATCGTGGGAAAATAGATGGTGGAAAAAGATAATTTAA
- a CDS encoding nitroreductase gives MVQSLTVRDAIIQRRSIKLFNGQPVEREMLLSILDDAVWAPNHQLRQPWRFIVACGKELEDLYSVLKEFALPKWKELSEEDLEKQMKKFTTPGGYVFVVVPEDTRQKERLEDYAAASMLVQNIQLLAWDRGIGSCWKTPGYLDNPLFRKELGIQPGERIISMLQVGYFDEMPKPRDRKGVEDLVTIFEKNE, from the coding sequence ATGGTGCAATCACTAACGGTACGCGATGCGATAATTCAAAGAAGATCCATTAAATTATTTAATGGACAGCCTGTAGAAAGAGAAATGTTGTTGTCTATTTTAGATGACGCAGTATGGGCACCCAACCATCAATTGAGACAGCCATGGAGGTTTATCGTGGCATGTGGAAAAGAATTAGAAGATTTATATAGTGTATTAAAGGAATTTGCACTACCAAAATGGAAAGAGCTTTCGGAAGAAGATTTAGAAAAACAAATGAAGAAATTTACGACTCCTGGAGGATATGTATTTGTTGTTGTCCCTGAGGATACTCGTCAAAAGGAACGTTTAGAAGATTATGCTGCAGCAAGCATGCTTGTACAAAATATACAACTATTAGCATGGGATCGTGGTATTGGATCTTGCTGGAAAACGCCAGGATACTTAGACAACCCATTGTTCCGCAAAGAGCTTGGAATTCAACCTGGAGAACGTATTATAAGCATGCTCCAAGTCGGATACTTCGATGAAATGCCGAAACCAAGAGATCGCAAAGGTGTAGAAGACTTAGTAACTATATTTGAGAAAAATGAATAA
- a CDS encoding dipeptidase has product MSQLTTLDHYFTEKREEHLEELKQFLRIPSISSLSEHKEDMQKGAQWLADSLTKAGLDNVVVDKTNGHPVVYADWLHAEGKPTMLIYGHYDVQPVDPLNLWDSEPFEPQVRDNKLYARGSSDDKGQVFMHVKAIEALLQTNKTLPVNVKFLIEGEEEVGSPNLEVYIENNKAKLAADVIVISDTGMQGPGQPAVCYGLRGLCGVQIDVKGAKGDLHSGLYGGGVQNSIHALVSILESFRDAEGTIEVEGFYDNVRPLSDEEKEAYASLGFDEDELKAEVGVDELFGEKGYTHLERVWARPTLEINGVFGGFSGEGIKTVLPSEAGAKITCRLVPDQDPDEIVTKLRAHIEKHKPVGVTVTLSEFDKGKPFITPFDHPAIQAAGRSYEKVYNVPTAYTRGGGSIPIVAAFDEILGLPVVLMGFGLSTENFHAPNEHFHLENFDQGLRVIGDYYFELAELSKEDLKK; this is encoded by the coding sequence ATGAGTCAATTAACTACATTAGACCATTATTTTACAGAAAAAAGAGAAGAACACTTAGAAGAATTAAAACAGTTTTTACGCATCCCAAGTATTTCTTCTTTATCTGAACATAAAGAGGATATGCAAAAGGGTGCCCAGTGGCTTGCTGATTCCTTAACAAAAGCAGGGTTGGACAATGTCGTAGTCGATAAAACTAACGGACATCCCGTTGTTTATGCAGATTGGTTACATGCAGAAGGTAAACCTACAATGCTTATATACGGACATTACGATGTTCAACCAGTAGATCCACTTAATCTATGGGATAGCGAACCATTTGAACCTCAAGTGAGAGACAATAAATTATACGCTCGTGGTTCAAGTGACGATAAAGGGCAAGTATTTATGCATGTAAAAGCTATTGAAGCACTTCTTCAAACAAATAAAACCTTACCGGTAAATGTGAAGTTTTTAATTGAGGGAGAAGAAGAAGTCGGTAGCCCTAACCTAGAAGTATATATTGAAAATAATAAAGCAAAACTTGCAGCAGACGTTATCGTGATTTCCGATACAGGCATGCAGGGTCCTGGACAGCCAGCGGTTTGCTATGGTTTGCGGGGACTATGCGGCGTTCAAATTGATGTAAAGGGTGCAAAAGGTGACCTTCACTCCGGTCTTTATGGTGGTGGAGTTCAAAACTCGATCCATGCATTAGTTTCCATATTAGAATCTTTCCGTGATGCAGAAGGAACAATTGAAGTAGAAGGTTTCTATGACAATGTCCGTCCTTTATCTGACGAAGAAAAAGAAGCTTATGCCTCCCTTGGCTTCGACGAAGATGAATTGAAGGCTGAAGTTGGTGTCGATGAATTATTCGGCGAAAAAGGCTACACACATTTAGAACGTGTCTGGGCACGCCCTACTTTAGAGATCAATGGCGTCTTCGGTGGTTTCTCTGGTGAAGGCATTAAAACAGTACTTCCAAGTGAAGCAGGTGCGAAAATCACTTGTCGATTAGTACCTGATCAAGATCCTGACGAAATTGTTACTAAACTAAGAGCGCATATTGAAAAACACAAGCCAGTTGGAGTTACTGTTACATTATCTGAATTCGATAAGGGTAAACCGTTCATTACTCCTTTTGACCATCCTGCTATTCAAGCAGCTGGTCGCAGTTATGAAAAAGTATATAACGTTCCTACAGCATATACTCGGGGCGGAGGTTCTATTCCAATTGTTGCTGCATTTGACGAAATTCTTGGACTTCCAGTCGTATTAATGGGCTTCGGGTTATCTACTGAGAATTTCCATGCACCAAACGAGCATTTCCATTTAGAAAACTTTGACCAAGGTCTTCGTGTAATTGGTGATTACTATTTCGAGCTTGCGGAGCTTTCAAAAGAAGACTTAAAAAAATAA
- a CDS encoding hemolysin family protein: MYIEFVLFALSILVSLFLSGSETALMTVNRMKVQLRAEQGDTKSEKLLALLSKPDRMIITILVGNTVANISMAVILILIAEQFEWHIGWSIAILTVFIILFCEVLPKTIAATFSDRVVYAVSPLIRLLVIILRPITAFISEITNLFIRIGSKGAITETTITKEELLSMVDLASTDGTFEDEESERIKGMLDFPNKDVSDVLSTHRTEVVGIPIEATYEEVRDTILEHHYTRYPVYDDSLDTIVGMFYSKKFIEWSMDTSVGIDTYIDKDPLFVVQTLSVEKVFKLMLTHKKHMAIVLDEYGGTLGIVTHEDLIEEMIGQEIEDETDNDEEILVHEMTENRLICAGRMEIEEVNSLFNISIVNENETIGGFVLEQLGHVPEENEQFAYGDLMVEINEMDRSRIVKLTITKREEVTELENEKQED; the protein is encoded by the coding sequence TTGTACATAGAATTTGTACTTTTTGCTCTTTCAATACTTGTATCCCTTTTTCTATCAGGTAGTGAAACAGCGTTAATGACAGTTAATAGGATGAAGGTCCAGCTAAGAGCGGAACAGGGAGACACAAAATCGGAGAAACTACTTGCCCTGCTATCAAAGCCGGACCGAATGATTATCACCATCTTAGTAGGAAATACAGTAGCTAATATAAGTATGGCAGTAATTTTAATATTGATCGCAGAACAGTTTGAATGGCATATTGGTTGGTCTATTGCCATTTTAACAGTGTTTATTATATTGTTTTGTGAAGTACTTCCCAAAACGATTGCCGCAACGTTTTCGGATCGGGTTGTGTATGCAGTTTCGCCACTCATACGCTTGCTTGTCATCATTTTGCGTCCAATTACAGCGTTTATATCTGAAATCACGAATTTATTTATTCGTATTGGTTCAAAAGGTGCTATAACAGAAACGACAATTACTAAAGAAGAGCTACTATCCATGGTTGATCTTGCTTCAACGGATGGAACCTTTGAAGATGAAGAATCAGAACGTATAAAAGGAATGCTCGATTTTCCAAATAAGGATGTCTCCGATGTTTTGTCTACACATAGAACAGAAGTAGTAGGTATTCCTATTGAAGCTACATATGAAGAAGTTCGAGATACCATCCTAGAGCATCATTATACAAGATATCCGGTTTATGACGATAGCTTAGATACCATTGTTGGTATGTTTTATTCGAAAAAGTTTATCGAATGGTCAATGGATACATCTGTAGGGATCGATACGTATATCGATAAAGATCCATTGTTTGTCGTACAAACCTTGAGTGTAGAAAAAGTATTTAAACTAATGCTGACCCACAAAAAACATATGGCTATTGTATTAGATGAATATGGTGGAACACTTGGAATCGTCACCCATGAAGATTTAATAGAAGAAATGATAGGACAGGAAATAGAAGACGAAACAGATAATGACGAAGAAATTCTTGTGCATGAAATGACGGAAAACCGTTTAATCTGCGCAGGAAGAATGGAAATTGAAGAAGTCAATTCGCTTTTCAACATTTCTATTGTTAACGAAAATGAAACAATAGGAGGCTTTGTCTTAGAACAATTAGGGCATGTGCCGGAAGAGAATGAGCAATTCGCTTACGGTGATCTAATGGTCGAAATCAATGAAATGGATCGCAGTCGTATAGTTAAATTGACTATCACGAAAAGAGAAGAAGTAACTGAACTAGAGAACGAAAAACAAGAGGATTAA
- a CDS encoding DIP1984 family protein, translated as MKLGEALIVRSDYQKRIEQMRNRLLQNAKIQEGESPNEDPYELKKELNQIFSDLKQLIKNINRTNLQTAFDDQQSLADALTERDLLGQERKIYSALLEAAAMQHDRYSRTEIKFVTTINVKETQKYVDELSQKHRMLDTKIQEINWLTNVIE; from the coding sequence ATGAAATTAGGAGAAGCTTTAATAGTAAGATCCGATTATCAAAAGCGAATTGAACAGATGAGAAATCGTCTACTTCAAAATGCTAAAATACAAGAAGGAGAATCTCCGAACGAGGATCCTTATGAATTGAAAAAAGAACTGAATCAAATATTTAGTGATTTAAAACAACTTATAAAAAATATTAATCGTACAAATTTGCAGACTGCTTTTGATGATCAGCAATCTCTTGCCGATGCCTTAACGGAACGTGATCTTCTTGGTCAAGAAAGAAAAATATATAGTGCCCTATTGGAGGCAGCTGCGATGCAACATGATAGATACTCCAGAACAGAGATTAAATTTGTCACGACAATCAATGTAAAAGAAACTCAGAAATATGTAGATGAACTATCCCAAAAACATCGCATGTTGGATACTAAAATTCAAGAAATTAATTGGCTTACTAATGTAATAGAATAG
- a CDS encoding RNA polymerase sigma factor: MQVQLEEIYEEYNRYIYYLSLKLTKNQIEAEDLMQEVWVKVVRYESYMKQVDHVKAWLTTICMNTFRDRYRKQVRRSKYVANQPEQLDISLLDLIAADVLTVEEQLEKEDVGEMIRSKVSELDGIYQKTVMYFYVHQFSLIEIAEVMKVSIGTVKSRLFRAKQRLKELIMNDEIAKESLVLA, translated from the coding sequence ATGCAGGTTCAATTAGAAGAAATTTACGAGGAATATAACCGTTACATATATTATTTATCTTTGAAATTAACTAAAAATCAAATAGAAGCTGAAGACTTAATGCAAGAAGTTTGGGTGAAAGTCGTACGATACGAATCCTATATGAAACAAGTGGATCATGTAAAAGCATGGTTAACGACCATTTGTATGAATACATTTCGTGATCGCTACCGCAAACAGGTGAGACGCAGCAAGTACGTAGCAAATCAGCCAGAGCAATTAGATATTTCATTGCTGGACTTAATCGCTGCAGACGTTTTAACGGTTGAAGAGCAATTAGAGAAGGAAGACGTTGGCGAAATGATTCGATCCAAAGTTAGTGAATTAGATGGTATATATCAGAAAACAGTTATGTATTTCTATGTACATCAATTTTCACTAATCGAAATCGCCGAAGTAATGAAAGTATCAATAGGTACAGTAAAATCTAGACTGTTCCGTGCAAAACAACGTTTGAAAGAATTAATAATGAATGACGAAATTGCAAAAGAATCATTAGTGCTAGCCTAA
- a CDS encoding ABC-F family ATP-binding cassette domain-containing protein, translating to MSLLVENLGHTFGDRTLFKEVSFRLVEGEHVGLVGANGVGKSTLMNILTGEIIHDEGRVEWLPGTHYGYLDQHTRLETGRTMFDTLRDAFLPLYKKEAELNEIIGKMADATPEELEVLLEQMAEIQDALDAGDFYSLDMKIEEVARGLGLDAVGLDRPVEALSGGQRTKVLLAKLLLEKPKVLLLDEPTNYLDEEHVNWLSNYLKNYPHAFLLISHDTEFMNGIVGVIFQLEFSKLTRYTASYEKFLELAELNKRQHIDAYEKQQDFIKKQEDFIAKNKARYSTTGRAKSRQKQLDRIERIDRPETAAKPEFSFKESRSPSRYVVEAEHLEIGYDKALLPPLTFTIERGEKIALVGMNGVGKSTLLKTILGKIPPINGTVTRGDFLTPCYFEQEVKAGNITPIEAIWETYPSMGQAQVRGALARTGLKSEHISRPLSSLSGGEQAKVRLCQLMMEETNWLIFDEPTNHLDIHAKEELKRAMKEFKGTIVLVSHEPEFYEGLVTKVWNVEEWFSTGKEVIKE from the coding sequence ATGAGCTTATTAGTGGAAAATTTAGGACATACATTCGGAGATCGTACCCTTTTCAAGGAAGTTTCATTTCGCTTAGTCGAAGGTGAGCATGTTGGACTTGTAGGTGCAAACGGTGTTGGTAAATCAACATTGATGAATATATTAACAGGAGAAATCATTCATGACGAAGGTCGAGTGGAATGGCTACCAGGTACCCATTACGGATACTTAGATCAGCACACTCGTTTAGAAACGGGTCGTACGATGTTTGATACACTACGTGATGCTTTTTTACCGCTTTATAAAAAAGAAGCAGAGTTAAACGAAATTATCGGGAAAATGGCAGATGCTACTCCCGAAGAGCTTGAAGTGTTATTAGAACAAATGGCAGAAATTCAAGATGCATTAGATGCTGGTGACTTTTATTCATTAGATATGAAGATAGAAGAAGTTGCCCGAGGTCTTGGGTTGGATGCTGTAGGTTTAGATCGCCCAGTCGAGGCACTTTCAGGTGGTCAGCGTACAAAGGTATTACTTGCAAAGCTATTATTGGAAAAGCCTAAAGTATTGCTGTTAGATGAACCTACCAACTATTTAGATGAAGAGCATGTAAACTGGCTTTCCAACTATTTGAAAAACTATCCACATGCATTTTTATTGATTTCCCATGACACAGAATTTATGAATGGTATTGTAGGAGTCATCTTCCAGCTAGAATTTTCAAAGCTGACAAGATATACAGCATCCTATGAGAAATTCTTAGAGCTTGCTGAGTTGAACAAAAGACAGCATATTGATGCTTATGAAAAGCAACAGGATTTCATTAAGAAACAAGAAGATTTTATCGCCAAAAATAAAGCACGATACTCAACGACGGGACGAGCAAAATCACGTCAGAAACAGCTGGACCGAATCGAACGAATTGACCGTCCTGAAACGGCAGCTAAACCAGAATTTAGCTTCAAAGAATCCCGTAGCCCAAGTCGCTATGTTGTAGAAGCAGAGCATTTGGAAATCGGTTACGATAAGGCTTTACTACCTCCATTAACATTTACAATTGAGCGTGGTGAAAAAATAGCCCTAGTTGGTATGAACGGGGTCGGTAAATCGACTTTACTAAAAACAATTCTTGGCAAGATACCTCCTATAAATGGAACAGTAACACGTGGTGATTTCTTAACTCCTTGTTATTTCGAACAGGAAGTAAAAGCCGGAAATATTACACCGATCGAAGCTATCTGGGAAACGTATCCAAGCATGGGACAAGCCCAAGTTCGTGGCGCATTAGCTCGTACTGGTTTAAAGAGCGAGCATATCTCCCGTCCACTATCTAGTTTAAGTGGTGGCGAGCAAGCAAAAGTACGTCTATGTCAATTAATGATGGAAGAAACTAACTGGTTAATCTTCGATGAGCCGACTAACCATCTGGATATACATGCAAAAGAAGAGTTAAAACGAGCAATGAAAGAGTTTAAAGGTACAATTGTGTTAGTAAGCCATGAACCTGAGTTTTATGAAGGTCTTGTAACAAAAGTATGGAACGTGGAAGAATGGTTCTCTACTGGTAAAGAAGTCATTAAAGAATAG
- a CDS encoding SE1832 family protein, whose translation MTKSQLQSEIAELKLDYINLQGDMEKLESNGHPTQVENAERRLAKMEEKLAELNKQLAELS comes from the coding sequence ATGACAAAATCACAGTTACAATCAGAAATTGCAGAGCTAAAATTGGACTATATTAACTTGCAAGGTGATATGGAAAAATTAGAATCAAATGGCCATCCTACTCAAGTTGAAAATGCTGAACGTAGACTAGCGAAAATGGAAGAAAAACTTGCAGAACTAAACAAACAGCTCGCGGAATTATCATAA
- a CDS encoding NAD-dependent epimerase/dehydratase family protein produces MARRVAIVVGATGFTGQFLVKQLCESEEYAAVSVIVRRDFPYRHAKLDVQIKDFDRLEENDLDIADDLFCCLGTTMKKAKSKENFEQVDLEYPLRIASLAKKRGIPNFHVISAIGSNKKSLFFYSQVKGRMEEGLIEMELPHLFIYKPSLLTGGRGEFRLGERLSEGIFQLLNPILIGPLKRMRSIEGKQLAFAMYYYAIHNTKNDVTIYKPLDILNAKPIDDIEEKPISREELFNWDDRKDIFVDQDTKKD; encoded by the coding sequence ATGGCTAGAAGAGTAGCAATAGTAGTAGGTGCAACCGGTTTTACTGGACAGTTTTTAGTAAAACAATTATGTGAGAGCGAGGAATATGCTGCCGTTTCAGTGATAGTCAGAAGAGATTTTCCCTATAGGCATGCCAAACTAGACGTTCAGATAAAAGACTTTGATAGATTAGAGGAAAATGATTTAGATATTGCAGATGATCTATTTTGTTGTTTGGGCACTACGATGAAAAAGGCTAAATCAAAAGAGAACTTTGAGCAAGTAGATTTAGAATATCCATTACGAATTGCTTCTTTAGCAAAAAAACGTGGGATTCCAAATTTTCATGTGATCTCCGCGATTGGCTCCAATAAAAAATCTCTTTTTTTCTATAGCCAGGTGAAGGGCAGGATGGAGGAGGGATTAATAGAAATGGAACTACCGCATCTTTTCATCTATAAACCGTCCTTGTTGACGGGAGGTCGAGGCGAGTTTCGCTTAGGAGAGCGCCTATCTGAAGGTATTTTTCAACTATTAAATCCTATATTAATAGGGCCTTTAAAAAGAATGCGCTCCATTGAAGGGAAACAGTTGGCTTTTGCAATGTACTATTACGCAATACATAATACAAAAAATGATGTAACAATTTATAAACCATTAGATATCTTAAACGCAAAACCTATTGATGATATAGAAGAAAAGCCGATTTCGCGAGAAGAATTATTCAATTGGGATGACCGAAAGGATATCTTTGTTGACCAGGATACTAAGAAAGATTGA
- a CDS encoding NADPH-dependent FMN reductase, with the protein MKILLVDGTIIGTKTGAILDQVKDYIEEINKEYTLEIIRLSNYEHQFVDGRPFENYNDDMKLLVSKFEQADGFVIASPIFQGSIPGVLKNTFDFLHPKSMRYKPVSIVANGGTYQHHLVIENQLKPILDYFRCLVTPNYVYTHKSHFDENNVIIDSDVHDRLRELARVFVQYAEMSKNLCKEPIDAH; encoded by the coding sequence GTGAAAATTTTACTCGTAGACGGAACGATAATCGGCACGAAAACAGGTGCCATCTTAGATCAAGTGAAAGACTATATAGAAGAAATTAATAAAGAATACACATTAGAAATTATTCGACTTTCTAATTACGAGCATCAGTTTGTAGATGGACGTCCATTTGAGAACTACAATGATGATATGAAGCTACTTGTAAGTAAATTCGAGCAAGCGGATGGTTTTGTTATTGCATCACCTATTTTCCAGGGTTCAATACCAGGTGTACTAAAAAATACATTCGATTTCCTACATCCAAAGTCAATGCGCTACAAACCAGTGTCAATCGTCGCAAATGGTGGAACATATCAGCATCACCTTGTAATCGAAAATCAGCTTAAACCGATTTTAGACTATTTTAGATGCCTTGTTACTCCCAACTATGTATACACGCATAAAAGCCACTTCGATGAAAATAATGTAATTATCGACAGCGATGTACATGATCGTTTGAGAGAGCTTGCTCGTGTGTTTGTCCAATATGCTGAAATGAGCAAAAACCTCTGCAAGGAACCAATTGATGCACATTAA
- a CDS encoding sigma-70 family RNA polymerase sigma factor, giving the protein MEEVEIAKKAIKGDDQAFLLLMQLYKDTLYRTAFAFLKNEHDALEAMQEVTFRAYQKIYTVKEPSYMKTWLVRIMMNYCQDQLKKGKRYSSSGVLQEIGHSEDTTHLEINEAIASLSSGEQQLIFLKYFQNTKIKEIAELEKIPEGTVKSRLHKALKSLRGFLSEKGDADHV; this is encoded by the coding sequence GTGGAAGAAGTAGAGATAGCTAAGAAAGCAATTAAAGGGGATGACCAAGCTTTCTTACTGTTAATGCAATTATATAAAGATACATTATATCGAACGGCCTTTGCATTTTTAAAAAATGAACATGATGCACTTGAAGCGATGCAAGAAGTAACTTTTCGAGCATATCAAAAAATATATACAGTAAAAGAACCGAGCTACATGAAAACATGGCTAGTTCGGATTATGATGAATTATTGTCAGGATCAGTTGAAAAAGGGTAAAAGATATAGCTCAAGCGGGGTGCTACAGGAAATAGGCCATAGCGAAGACACTACTCACCTAGAGATCAACGAGGCAATAGCATCCTTGTCGAGCGGTGAACAGCAGCTAATATTTCTAAAGTACTTTCAAAATACAAAAATCAAAGAAATCGCAGAACTAGAAAAAATTCCAGAAGGCACTGTTAAGTCAAGGCTTCACAAAGCACTAAAGTCACTTAGAGGTTTTCTATCGGAGAAGGGAGATGCAGACCATGTATGA